A DNA window from Lagenorhynchus albirostris chromosome 5, mLagAlb1.1, whole genome shotgun sequence contains the following coding sequences:
- the KLHL24 gene encoding kelch-like protein 24 isoform X2: MVLILGRRLNREDLGVRDSPATKRKVFEMDPKSLTGREFFDFSSGSSHAENILQIFNEFRDSRLFTDVIICVEGKEFPCHRAVLSACSSYFRAMFCNDHRESREMLVEINGILAEAMECFLQYVYTGKVKITTENVQYLFETSSLFQISVLRDACAKFLEEQLDPCNCLGIQRFADTHSLKTLFTKCKHFALQTFEDVSQHEEFLELDKDELIDYICSDELVIGKEEMVFEAVMRWVYRAVDLRRPLLHELLTHVRLPLLHPNYFVQTVEVDQLIQNSPECYQLLHEARRYHILGNEMMSPRTRPRRSTGYSEVIVVVGGCERVGGFNLPYTECYDPVTGEWKSLAKLPEFTKSEYAVCALRNDILVSGGRINGRDVWIYNSQLNIWIRVASLNKGRWRHKMAVLLGKVYVVGGYDGQNRLSSVECYDSFSNRWTEVAPLKEAVSSPAVTSCIGKLFVIGGGPDDNTCSDKVQSYDPETNSWLLRAAIPIAKRCITAVSLNNLIYVAGGLTKAIYCYDPVEDYWMHVQNTFSRQALSFIFPEKVLSLSFSNTPPHGFLI; the protein is encoded by the exons ATGGTACTAATATTGGGACGAAGACTAAACAGAGAGGATCTCGGAGTGCGTGATTCACCAGCAACAAAGCGTAAAGTTTTTGAAATGGACCCTAAATCTCTGACAGGCCGTGAGTTTTTTGACTTCTCTTCAGGATCATCCCATGCTGAAAACATACTCCAGATATTTAATGAATTCCGAGATAGTCGTTTGTTCACAGATGTTATCATTTGTGTGGAAGGAAAAGAATTTCCTTGCCATAGAGCTGTTCTCTCAGCCTGTAGTAGCTACTTCAGAGCTATGTTTTGTAATGACCACAGGGAAAGCCGAGAAATGTTGGTTGAGATCAATGGTATTTTAGCTGAAGCTATGGaatgttttttgcagtatgtttATACTGGAAAAGTGAAGATCACTACAGAGAATGTACAGTATCTCTTTGAAACATCAAGCCTTTTTCAGATTAGTGTTCTCCGTGATGCATGTGCCAAGTTCTTGGAGGAGCAACTTGATCCTTGCAATTGCTTAGGAATCCAGCGCTTTGCTGATACCCATTCCCTCAAAACACTCTTCACAAAATGCAAGCATTTTGCATTACAGACTTTTGAGGATGTGTCCCAGCATGAAGAATTTCTTGAGCTTGACAAAGATGAACTTATTGATTATATTTGTAGTGATGAACTTGTCATTGGCAAAGAGGAGATGGTTTTTGAAGCCGTCATGCGTTGGGTCTATCGTGCTGTTGATCTGAGAAGACCACTGTTACATGAGCTCCTGACACATGTGAGACTCCCGCTGTTGCATCCCAACTACTTTGTTCAGACAGTTGAGGTGGACCAACTGATCCAGAATTCTCCTGAGTGTTATCAGCTGTTGCATGAAGCAAGACGGTACCACATACTTGGGAATGAAATGATGTCCCCAAGGACAAGGCCACGCAG gtCAACTGGCTATTCTGAGGTGATAGTTGTCGTTGGAGGCTGTGAACGAGTTGGAGGATTTAATCTTCCATACACTGAGTGCTATGATCCTGTGACAGGAGAGTGGAAGTCTTTGGCTAAGCTTCCAGAATTTACCAAATCAGAGTATGCGGTCTGTGCTCTAAGGAATGACATTCTTGTTTCAG GTGGAAGAATCAATGGCCGTGATGTCTGGATTTATAACTCACAGTTGAATATTTGGATCAGAGTTGCTTCTCTAAATAAAGGCAGATGGCGTCACAAAATGGCTGTCCTCCTTGGTAAA GTATATGTTGTTGGAGGCTATGATGGGCAAAACAGACTTAGCAGTGTAGAATGTTATGATTCCTTTTCAAATCGATGGACTGAAGTTGCCCCCCTTAAGGAAGCAGTGAGTTCTCCTGCCGTGACTAGCTGTATAGGCAAATTGTTTGTGATTGGTGGAGGACCTGATGATAATACTTGTTCTGATAAG GTTCAATCTTATGATCCAGAAACCAATTCTTGGCTACTTCGTGCAGCTATCCCAATTGCCAAGAGGTGTATAACAGCCGTATCCTTAAACAACCTGATATATGTTGCTGGTGGACTGACCAAGGCAATATACTGTTATGATCCCGTTGAAGATTACTGGATGCATGTACAGAATACATTCAGCCGACAG